The stretch of DNA CGGTGTCATTTCCTGTACCATCGATATCCGTGTTCCGGTAACTCTTAATGAGACCGATATCCGCAAAATGTGCCAGGACAGACTGGAAGATAAAAACGGTCGTATTGAGATCACACAGATTGTTGCCCCGTTATTCTTCCCAAGAGAATCTCCGCTGGTAAATGCTCTTTACAAAGCTTACACAGATGTGACCGGCGATACCGAGCACAAACCAATGGTCATCGGAGGCGGCACTTACGCAAAATCCCTCAAAAACATCATAGCCTTCGGACCTGAAAAAGAGGGAATTGACTACCGCATCCACGGAGCCGATGAATTTATCCTGGTCTCCGGTATGGAAGAAGCGGTACTGATTTATATGGAAGCGATCAAAAACCTACTTGCGATTTGAAATCAGGAGGATAAGAAATCATGAGTACAAAAGCCGAATACGCTGCAAAATTACACGAGAATGGCTGCAACTGTGCACAGGCAGTTGCCTGCTCTTTCTGCCGGGAATTTGGCATCGATGAAAACGAGATGTTCCGTATTGCTGAGGGTTTCGGCCTTGGAATGGGTGTTATGGAAATGTGCGGTGCTATTTCCGGTATGGCTATGATCATCGGACTTTCCAACAGCCGCGGAAATACCGAAGAAGGTTCCGGCTCCAAAGGTGACACTTACAAAAAGCTTCGCACCTATATCGGGAAATTCAAAGAAAAAAACGGCTCCTGCATCTGCCGTGAATTAAAAGGTGTAGAGACAGGCAAGGTCCTCTGCAGCTGCCCGCAGTGCATCACGGATGCGGTTGCTCTTACAGAAGAATATCTTGCGGAAAACAGATAATCTCATAAAATAAAACAGCAGAATTGTATATTCCCTGTAATCCCGGGACATACAGCTCTGCTGTTTTCTGTTCCTATTCGCTTTTCACTGTCAGATCCTTCACTCATCTGTATTTCTTATAATTCAGGTACACCGCCGGGATCTTTACAAATTCATCCAGGCTGATAAGCTTTCTGGTAAAAATGCCAGGTATCTTTTATTTTTCATTTATTTTTCCCATACCTCCTCATCAAACTTACGGTCCTTAAAGTAATATGGCTTGTCCGCATCTGTGATCTCTCAGATAAAACTTTTGTTCTGCCTCTTCTAACTCATACCCGATCACACCGTCTTCCTGAATTTCGCCGGTGACACTCCAAACTGCTCCCGGAACAGATGATAAAAGTGGCTCACATTGGAAAATCCGCAGCACTCACAGATATCCAGAATCTCCCGGTCTGTCTGTGCCAGAAGATAAACTGCATATTTCAGACGCTCCTGGTTAATATACTGGGTAGGCGTTTTCCCACAGATCTGTTTCAGCAGCCTGCAGAGATGGCTTGGAGAGCAGGGAGCCAACTCGCACATTTTTTCGTAGCCTTCCTGGAGATTTTCAATCTTTGACATATTTAAGAGAAGCTCTGACAGCCAGGAAGGCATCTGATTCCAGGGATCCTTTTCATCATAAGTGAAGAAATAATCCTCCAGAAGAAGCGCAATGACACACTGCGCATGATATCTTGCGTGCCGGGGATGGCTGCTGTTTACCAGCTTTCCCGCAGTATCCATTGCATCCAGAACCTTGCGGAAATTTTCCCCTTCCAGATGTACATAGGCAGGCATCTCACTGTTTATCAGTTTATCCATCTTTTCCTCCTGCTCCAGAAACAGAGAAACATTCCGGAGCACCTGGGTAGAAAAGCCCAGATTCCGGACGCAGAAATTCTCCGAATGATAAAAGTTATAGCTGTGCATATCATTGGGGCGTATAAAAAACAGATCCCCCTTTCTTACTGTCTGCACGGAATCATTGATCATATGATAGGCCGTACCCTCTGAAATGATAAAAAGTTCATAATGATTATGAGTATGTATTGGCACATGCTTGTAAATATCCGAAATCGTATAGGAAAGTCCGGACTCTCTGTTCAGCGGATACTGTTCTTTTCCAAATACCGGTATTTCCATCTTCTCTTCTCCTCCCCGCTTCCTGATATCAATATACTACAAAAATCTGACAGCTGTAAACAAGAAACGTAGTGTAAATTGTGATATTCTTTTACCGCATTGAAGGAGATTTTCTTGTTGAAAAAAATTTCTCTGATGCAGATATTTAATCTTTAATTTTTTCAGGGAGGACTTATCATCATGTCATCATCCAAAGCTCGATTTTTTAATCCGGCTGTTGTAGGCCTGATCATGCTCAGCTTTTTTCTGGGTACCAGTGAATATACTGTGATCGGTATCCTGCCGGAAATTGCGGACGGATTCGGAATTTCACTGACTCAGGCCGGAAGCATTGTATCTCTGTTTGCCTTTGCCTATGGCCTTGGCACTCCGTTTCTGGCTGCCTATGTGGGAAAATACAACCGTTTTCGTATTACCATGCTGGGGATCTCACTGTTTGCGCTCTGCAATCTGATCTGTGCCATTGCTGTCAATTACATGGTATTTCTGGTGTTCCGTATTCTTACGGCTGTGGTTTCCGGTACTGTGGTTTCCATCTCCATGACTTATGCGGAAGATGTTGCTTCCATCCCGGAGCATATCCCAGGTGTGATCGCAGGTGTCTTTTCAGGCTTCAGCGTTGCTTCTGTTGTGGGTGTGCCTATCGCTTCCACTATCACGCAAACTTTTGGCTGGCGTGCGGCTTTTATCACGATCTTCGTGGCAACCCTGGCTCTGCTGGCGCTTCTGTTTGTGAAACTGCCGCGGCAGAACCGGCTGAAGGCCGGAAGTATTCTGGAACAGTTTAAGCTTTTTCTGGACAAAAGGATCTCCATTGGCTGTGCCATCGTTTTCCTGGCAGGCGCCTCCACTTACTGTTTCTATACTTATCTGACACCGATTTTCCAGCAGGAGCTCCATATTCCGGATTCCATGCTGAGCCTTGCGCTTCTGATCTTTGGTATTGCAGCGATCACCAGCAATGTAAGCTCCGGTCAGGTGGCAAACAAAACCGGCATCCACATGCTGCCCCTGATCTACGTCATCCAAACTGTATGTCTGCTGCTTCTGCCCATTGCCACCCATAATCTGATAAGCGGAGGACTGGTACTGTTTATCCTCGGTGTTGTGATGTATCTTCTGAACTCACCATTGCAGATGCATTTTTTGAAGATCGCTACCAGAGAGCATCCTGCCTGTGTAAACCTTGCATCTTCTTTGATCTCGGTTTTCTTTAACTTTGGTATTGCAGCCGGTTCTGCCATGGGTGGAATGATCGTAAAATATGCCGGACTTCGTTTTGTAGGGATCGGCGGTGCAGTTCCCGGCATCGGAGCGTTCATCTGTGCGATGATCCTGCTTCAGATCATGAAGCCTGGCGCGGATATCCGGTAAATAAAAATACAGCCAGGAAATTATCCGGATCTTATATCCGATATTTCTGGCTGTATTTTTATTCTCTCAATTTTCTTCTGTTACTGATGTGGTTTTACTTTCATATTCTTTCAGTCCCATAATCAGGACTTTCCTGTTTTTCTATTTCATCTCGATTCTAAATAATCTCGCTGCTTTTTCCTGCGGCATCTTCACTGCAAGATTTCCATTTTCGATTTTATATTCGCACATCTCTTCCTTCGGATAGATCACGGATACTCTGCTAATCTGATCTGCATTTTCCAGAGGGATCACTGCTTCTGTTGTTCCCGGTGTCCATACGGAAAGATAAGTATTCTTCTCTGCTTTCACTCCGTAAGCAAGAACTTCGGATTTCAGAGTTCCAAAACCAAGTGGGAAGAACGGCACGCCGTCACGGACTTCCTCCCGGATCTCCTTATACAGGGAGATTCCCTCCTTCATCCGGTTCATGGAATTTTCTCCCAGTTTCCATACCATACCGCTGATATATGGGCGGAGAAGTATGCCATTTACTACATTGTAGATCACATGCTCTTCTTCATCCTCATACGGATATACCCACATACCTCCCTGCTCCGGAGTTACCGCACTGGCTACGTTGGCAGCGATATTGGCATTGTAGAGATAATCTGTCTGATCACTGGTAGACTGCAGGCTTAATATCTTCAGCATACCATAATCCATACGCTGTCCGCCGGAACCGCAGTTCTCCACAACAAGCTCCGGATGATCCCGGAAGATTTCCTCATACCACTGGTGGAGGCATTCATAATGCTCACGGATGGCATCTGCACAGCTGTCACTGTTCAGGTCACTTCCGTATCCCATGGTTACGTTATAGTCCACTTTAAAGTACTCTACACCGTAATCATTGATCAGCCTGTCTACTACATCACGGCAGTATTTTCGTACCTCCGGATTGCGGAAATCCAGCATATAGCGTTTATTGTCAATGTGGCGTTTTCCATGGCGGCAGACAAACCAGTCATCAGGAAGCTTGTTTGCCAGCTCGCAGGCAACTCCCATAACCTCGATTTCCAGCCAGAGTCCCATTTTCAGGCCTTTACTGTGTGCATGATCGCAGACTTCTTTCAGACCATTCGGGAATCTTCCGGATGCTTCTTTCCATTCCCCGACACGGTCCCACCAGAATCCGTCGTCATACCAGCCTGCATCCAAGCAGTAATATTCACATCCAAGCTCTGCTGCCTTGTCAATAATGGAAAGCTCCCGCTCCGTTGTAGGGTCTCCCATCAGGCAGTTCATGTAATCATTAAATACCACGTTCAGCTTCTCATCGTCCGTATTAGGTCTGCGTACTTTTCTCCGATACCTGGTCAATGCCGCTGCTGCCGGATTCAGGCCACCTTTTACAACAGCTGCCCCTGCCGGAACGGTTGTGAAGCTTTCTCCTGGTTTCAGATTCTTATACCAACCGTGCTCCTGCTCGGTGGCACCGCTTAAGGTAAGATACAGATTTCCGCCCTGTGCAGAGCCATATTCTGCCAGCCACTGTCCGGAGCTTTCAATCTGGAAAATATACGTCTCCCCCGTTTCTCTGTCCTCGGCAATTCCCATGGGAAGATACTCACAGGTAGACCAGGTGCCCTTTCCACTGTAACAATAACGGTTCAGGCCATATCCCTGATGATTGAAGCCATCTACGACCATTCCGTTTAAATTCAGCGTTTCTGCATCGTATTTCTGCCACTGTGCCTCACAGCACCAGCTGTTAAATGGCACATAGATATCTGTTTTTTTATAATAAGGCTTCTCGCCGCCTCCGGAGATTCCCTGATACATAAAGGAAGAAACATAAGTCAGCCCCTGATCCTCGCTTCCCTCGTTGATGATCTCTGTCCAGGTCTGTACTGCCGGCACTCCGTCAAACAGGCGCATATGATATACCGCCTTCAGCTTTTCCGGGGAAACCATTACGATCTCCAGCTCTTTTCCGCCATCCTGTTCCTTCAGCTCATGGTTCTCATAAACAAAATCCACAGAGGACTGATTAATGTTGTTTTTGTAAGCATGCATGTTCAGGCTTCCTGTGCCGCTTCTGTGAATCTCAACAGCCGGGTAACAGATATCCTCCTTCGGCTCCATGATTGCTTTTTTTACTTCCTGTGAAGAAAAATCTGCCAGCTCTACCACGCCGTTTTCCCGGATACGGAACCGGATATCCAGGCCATTCTCATGTAATTCGATCATTTTCATGTTTTCATTTTTATAGCTCATAGAAAATACCCTCCGTTTTTCTGATTCTGATCACAGTATAACATCTGTTTTTTTATGAGGTGACAGGTATCATCCCCTGAATGTAAAAATGCAATATATTGTCGTATTTATTTTTGCGTGATATACTGTTTGCAGACAGCAAAGGGTATATTCAGGCGGGCAGAGTTTTTTAACCGGATATCTGCATCTGTCTGACTCGAAATTTACAGCTGAAATATTTACATTCCGTTTCGCATCGTACTCAGGAGGTTTTTTCATGCCAGATATTTTCCAGGACTCTTCCCAATATTTCCATATTTCTGCTTTTTATGCTCTCTCCCTGCCTTATTATCATATGGAGCACCACACACATTCCAGCTATGAGATCATGTATATCACCTCCGGTTCCTGCCGGGTTTTCTGCCTGGACGGCACGCAGGACACAGAATTCCCACTGAAATCCGGGCAATTTATCTTTATCCGGCCGGATGTACCTCACAGGCTGGAGATTCCAGATGGTTTCCCTTGCTCGATCCTGAATCTGGAATTTTCCCTTACTTCCGAAAAAAGCCCGGTTGCTCTGGAGCTTCTCCTGAAAAAGGATCCCAGATTTTCCCGGTTCTGGAATTTTACGGACGTCTCCCAGGGCTTCTGCTCCGGCACGGATTCCCGCAGCTTCGGATACAGCCTGAAGGATCTGCTCACATTTTTACAACAAAATCCCGGTCAGATACAAAAGGAAGAATTTCTCTTCTTTCTTCTTTTCAGCCGTATGCTTACAGAGCTTGCATTCTGCGCCCGCTCCAGCCGGAGCACTCAGGGAATCGTCTATCTGAAAAAAGCGCTCCGCTACATTGATGAGCATTATCTGGAAGACATTGATATTCCTGCCATCTCCGCATATGCAGGGATCAACAAATCCTACCTGCAGGCGCTCTTTACAGAAAAAAACGGCTGCACCATCAATACCTATATCAACCGCAAGCGTATGGAACAGGCCGCCTTTCTTCTGTGCAACAGTACTCTGCGCATTACGGATATTGCCTTTTCTTCCGGCTGCAACAGCCGGCAGCATTTTGCACATACCTTCGAAAAATTTTATCATATGAGCCCTTCCAGGTACCGAAGCCTTCATACTCGGCCTCTCCGTTCGGATACCCAAAAGAAACGCTATCATATGACTGACGGACTGAAGCTGGAAAGCGAACCCTTTCCTCATGAATAAAACTTACTTCATACACCTGCACCTTCATGCTGATACCTGCGATCCGCGTCTGAGCAGCCTAAAAAAAGCGGCCAGGCACGAAGCTCTTATCTCTTCGATAACCTGGCCGGCTTTTTATATTTATTTTGAAAAATTTCTATGGGAGCAGATTCTGCATACTCTTCAGACTGATCGCCAGTGTGGAGGTATTATGCAGAAGTGCGGATGAAGTCGGCTGCAGGATACCTGCAACGCCACAGGCGATAAGGCCTGCGTTAAAGGTAATAATAAAACGGTAATTGCGTCTGATACGCTTCATCAGTGCATTGCTGATCTCTTTCAGAACAACAAGCTCCTGAAGATCATCTGCACCTACAGTAATATCTGCGATCTCCCGGGCAATTTCAGCACCATCACTGATGGCGATACCGACATTGGCTGCGGAAAGTGCCGGAGAATCATTGATTCCGTCACCTACCATGATAACCTTTCTTCCGGCTGCCTTTTCTTTTTCGATGAAGTTGGCCTTATCCTCCGGAAGTACCTCGGAATAATATTCGTCCACTCCCACACGTCTGGCAATGGCTGCTGCTGTACGCTCGCTGTCCCCTGTCATCATAACGATCTTGGAAATTCCTGCCCCACGCAGTGCTTCTACAGAAGCTTTCGCTTCCTCACGAAGGGGATCTTCAATACAGATCACTGCCGCAAGGCGTCCGTCAATGGCAAGATACAGATGAGAATACTCTTCCGGAATATTGTCGAATTTCTCCCTGCCCTCCTCCGGGATCAGACATTTCTCATCTTCAAATACAAAGTGATAGCTTCCGATCACGGCCTTATGGTTTTCGATCGTAGTGGAAATTCCATGCGCTACTACATATTCAACCTTGGAATGCATCTCCTCGTGTGCCAGATGTTTCTTCTTGGCTGCACTGACAACGGCTTTCGCCATGGAATGCGGGAAATGCTCTTCCATACATGCGGCGATACGAAGCATTTCATCCGGATTATTGTTATCAAACGGAACCACGTCCACAACGGTCGGTTTCGCTTTTGTCAGAGTTCCGGTCTTGTCAAATACGATGGTATCTGCCTCTGCCATTGCCTCCAGATATTTACCGCCCTTAACTGTAACTTTGTGTGTACCGGCCTCACGGATTGCGGACAATACGGAGATCGGCATTGCAAGCTTCAGCGCACAGGAGAAGTCTACCATCAGGATCGCAAGAGCTTTGGTAGCGTTTCTGGTAATCAGATATGTAAGAGCTGTTCCTCCAAGTGTATACGGAACCAGCTTATCTGCCAGATGCTCTGCCTTTCCCTCCAAAGAAGATTTCAGCTTCTCAGACTCCTCGATCATGGTGACGATCTTGTCATAACGGCTGGAACCTCCTACGGTCTTTACGCGGATGGTGATCTCACCTTCCTCCACAACAGTGCCTGCATAGGCAACGCTGCCCTCTTTCTTGCATACCGGTACAGACTCGCCGGTAAGAGAAGCCTGGTTGACCATAGCCTCTCCATCCGTAACACTTCCGTCAAAAGGAATTACGGTACCCATACGTACAACAACCTCATCTCCCGGCTGGACCTCTCCGGACTCTACCAGGATCTCCTGATCCTGTCTCTTCAGCCATACCTTGCCAACATTCAGGGACATGGTTCTTGCAAGATCACCTACGGATTTCTTATGTGTCCACTCTTCCAGGATCTCTCCGATCCCAAGCAGGAACATGATGGAGCCTGCAGTACCGAAGTCCTGACGTAATACAGACACTCCAATTGCAGTGGCATCCAGAACCGGCACCTCGATCTTACGGTGAAGAAGTGTATCAATTCCCTTCCAGATATATTTCAGGGAAGTAGCTGTTGTATAAATGGCATTCAGCGGATATGGCAAAAAAAGCCTTCTTCCATAATGACAGATCACTTTGGAGATCAGCTTCTCCTGATATTCTGCATTCAGTGCTCTCCCTGAGCTCTGCAGCACCTGTGAAGGAACCTCTACATCCTGATAATGAAATTCGCTGATGCCACGGATAACCGCTGCTCTGCTGCCCCGATAATTTATAACTGCATCACAGGTTCTCTCGTATACCTTAGCAGAAGCCACTCCATCAAGGTTCTCGAGATAATACAGCAGCGTATCTGCCTGCCCGTAACTCATTCTCTTCTGAGCAAGATGGATACGAAGCCGGCCTCTTGTCTCATGTTTGATATAAAATTTCACGGAAAATCGCCTCTTTACTCTGCTGTCTCTTCTGCTGTCTCTTCTGTTGCTTCTTCTGTCTCTTCTGCTGTTTCTTTGAATGCATCCTCAGCTACAGTTTCCTCAGCTTCTGTCTCAACATCCTCTACAGCTTCTTCAGCTGCTGCTCTTTCCTCATTGATCTCCTTAGCTTCAGCGAAAATATCTTCAGCGTTCTCCTGCAGATTCGTAGCTGTTTTCATAATGCAGTCCTTAGCTCTTAAAACGGCTGCTGTGCATCCTGTGTAAAGCTTCTTCGCATCCTTGCTTGTAAGGATCTTGATTCCTGCTGTTCCGAAAAGAACGCCTGCTGCAAAAAGTCCTGATTTTTTGAATTTAAAGTCTGCCATAATAAGTATCCTCCTGATATATGATTTTTATTTTTTCTGATTTCCGGTGAGGATTTTTTCATGTCCGCCCCGATATTTTCATCATTATAAAATGTCTGTAAGAAAAAGTCCAGTGTTTTTTTTGTGTTTTTGATACAATTTGTTGAATTTTCAGTTATTTTTGCCTAACAGTTATTTTTTACTAATAGTTTAATTTGTCTAATTATTAGTCTGCACAAACCTCTTCTTTCCTATTATATTGTGCCATAGCTTTTCCATACTCACCCGACCTCATGAACAGGCAGCAGTGCCAGGGTACGGATATTCTGCTCACTGATCTCTCCGCAGGCCCGAAGTCCTGCAAGGATCACTTCATTAAGCTTCTGCCCGGACAGATGGCATATCGTATCATCATCCAGTTCTACTGCACAGGCTCCTTTTGTGCTGCATGCCACGCGATACATATTCTTTCGGCTGATAGCACCGATGGACTCCAGTGTATTGATCATACGATATACTGTGGCCACACCGATTCCTGGATCCAGTGCGAAAGCCCTGTAATAGATTTCCTTACAGCAGGAGCACTCTCCCTCCAGGATAATATCCAGAAGGATCTTTCTCTGTCTGGTGATGCGGAATCCCTTCTCCTTCAGTTTCTCTATAATAAGATCCCTCTGCATCTCTGTATGTCGGTAGCATCCCGTTTTTTTCTCTTCTGTTTCAGCTTCTGCAATATGCATTCTGATCCCTCCTTTATTGAGAAAACTTTTCTTTTATCTAATAAGTTAGTATACTCCAACTTCAGTTAGCTGTAAATAACTTATTTGAACTTTTTTTACATATTGAAGATTCTGCGTTACGGTACACTGGAAACCGTCGTTTTGACAAAATGACGAAAAATCCCCTTTCATTTTTTCGTCAGAATGACAAGAAACTGCCGGAAACTTTGTACGATTCAGCTCTAGCCCTTTTCCCTCATTTTCGATATACTGTTAACCAGCAAAGGAAATTACGTAAAAACAATATATTAATTTTGGAGGGAAACAACAATGGCAAGTTTATCATTATCTCACATTAATAAAACTTATCCGAACGGCTTCCAGGCAGTTAAAGATTTCAACCTGGAGATCGAAGACAAAGAATTCATCATCTTCGTAGGACCATCCGGATGTGGAAAATCTACAACACTTCGTATGATCGCAGGTCTTGAGGAGATCAGCGGTGGTACACTTAAGATCGGTGACAAAGTCATGAACGATGTTGAGCCTAAGGACCGTGATATCGCAATGGTATTCCAGAACTACGCTCTGTATCCTCATATGACAGTTTATGATAACATGGCATTCGGACTTAAGCTTCGTAAAGTTCCGAAGGACCAGATCGACAAGGCTGTTCGTGAAGCAGCAAGAATCCTTGACCTTGACAAGCTTCTTGATCGTAAACCGAAGGCTCTTTCCGGTGGTCAGAGACAGCGAGTTGCTATGGGACGTGCTATCGTTCGTAATCCTAAGGTATTCCTTATGGATGAGCCTCTTTCCAACCTGGATGCTAAACTTCGTGTACAGATGCGTATCGAGATCTCCAAGATCCATCAGAGACTTGGTGCTACAATCATCTATGTAACACATGACCAGACAGAGGCTATGACACTTGGTACCAGAATCGTTGTTATGAAAGACGGTGTTGTTCAGCAGGTTGATACACCACAGAACCTGTATCAGAAACCAGGCAACCTCTTCGTTGCTGGATTCATGGGATCTCCGCAGATGAACTTCCTTGATGCTGTTATCTCCGAGAAAGGCGGCAATGTAGTTGCTACGATCGGTGGTGAGCATGAGGTTATCGTTCCGGCAGCTAAGGCTAAAATCCTGAAAGACAAAGGCTATGTTGGAAAGAAAGTTGTTCTTGGTATCCGTCCTGAGGATATCCATGATTCTCAGATGTTCCTTGAGACATCTCCAAGCAAACCAATGAACTCCGTAGTTAAAGTTTACGAGCTTCTTGGTGCTGAAGTATTCCTGTACTTCGATGTTGACGGAACTCAGGTTACAGCACGAGTTGATCCTCGTACAACAGCTAAGACCGGTGATCCGATCAGATTTGCATTCGATATGGAGAAAGCTCACTTCTTCGACAAAGAGACAGAGCTTACTATCACAAACTAATTCTCATCGAATCATAAAAACAGAATGTAACCCCGGGGGATATGATTTCCCGGGGTTTTCTTTTTATTTCACTAGTTTTATTTTACATCAGAAAGGACGCTTTTTATGAAAATACAGCAAACAATTCAAAAATCTCTGGATGACTGGAACCGGATCAGCGGTCTTGATTTCTGTATTCTGGATGAAAATGACCAGATATACATTTCCACAGGGGATCGCCGGCTTCCTTCTTCTGAAAAGCTTGCTCAGTTCCGGGAGGATCCTGCCTTATGCATCTCCAATCACAGCTGCATTCTGTACAAGCTGAACAACACACCTCAGAGCAATATGCTTCTGATCGTATGGGGCTCCGGAGAGCAGGCTTCTACCATCGGAGAGCTTGCTGTCTGCCAGGTAGAAAGTCTCCTAACCGCCTATACGGAAAAAACAGACAAGAACTCCTTTATGCAGAATCTTCTCCTGAACCGCTATTCCCAGGTAGAGGCTTTTAACAAGGCTGCCCGTCTTCATATCACACCTTCTGCCCGCCGTGCGGTATTTCTTGTGGAAACCAAGCAGCACAAGGACGAAAATGCCCTGGCTACCATCCGTAACATCTTTTCTGCCCGTACACGGGATTTTATCACTGCACTGGATGATTCCGGCATCATCGTAGTACGTGAGCTTCAGAACACCGAAAGCTACGAAGAGCTGGATGGTATCGCCTGCATGCTGGTGGATATGCTCAATACAGAGGCCATGACCTCTGCCTGGGTTTCCTACAGCAATGTTGCAGATGATATCATGGAGCTTTCCGACGCCTACAAGGAAGCCCGCACTGCTCTGGAGGTCGGCAAGATCTTTTATGCTGACAAAAACGTTTTCGGTTACAACCGGCTGGGCATTGGCCGTCTGATCTATCAGCTTCCCACTCAGGTCTGCAACATGTTTGTAGGCGAGATCTTCGGAGAAGAATCCCTGGAATCTATCGACGACGAAACCCTCAATATCATCCGGACCTTCTTTGAAAATAACCTGAACCTTTCTGAAACTTCCAGACAGCTCTATGTGCACCGGAATACTCTGGTATACCGTTTTGAAAAGCTGCAGAAACGTTTTGGCCTGGATATCCGTACCTTTGAGGATGCACTGGCCTTCAAGCTTGCCATGATGGTGTCCGATTACATCACCTACTCCGGAAATCATGGAAAATAGATTCTGCCCGTAAAAATCCATCAAAAATTCCGGAACACAAAAAAGCCCCGGAAACAGCAGATAATGTCTGTTTCCGGAGCTTTCTTTATTTCAGCAACATCAGATGCTCCGGTGGAAGATACAGATATTCCGGAAGATCTTTATCCGGATCCTCCGTAAAGCTGTTTTTGG from Blautia sp. SC05B48 encodes:
- a CDS encoding transcriptional repressor, with the protein product MHIAEAETEEKKTGCYRHTEMQRDLIIEKLKEKGFRITRQRKILLDIILEGECSCCKEIYYRAFALDPGIGVATVYRMINTLESIGAISRKNMYRVACSTKGACAVELDDDTICHLSGQKLNEVILAGLRACGEISEQNIRTLALLPVHEVG
- a CDS encoding ABC transporter ATP-binding protein; translated protein: MASLSLSHINKTYPNGFQAVKDFNLEIEDKEFIIFVGPSGCGKSTTLRMIAGLEEISGGTLKIGDKVMNDVEPKDRDIAMVFQNYALYPHMTVYDNMAFGLKLRKVPKDQIDKAVREAARILDLDKLLDRKPKALSGGQRQRVAMGRAIVRNPKVFLMDEPLSNLDAKLRVQMRIEISKIHQRLGATIIYVTHDQTEAMTLGTRIVVMKDGVVQQVDTPQNLYQKPGNLFVAGFMGSPQMNFLDAVISEKGGNVVATIGGEHEVIVPAAKAKILKDKGYVGKKVVLGIRPEDIHDSQMFLETSPSKPMNSVVKVYELLGAEVFLYFDVDGTQVTARVDPRTTAKTGDPIRFAFDMEKAHFFDKETELTITN
- a CDS encoding PucR family transcriptional regulator, which translates into the protein MKIQQTIQKSLDDWNRISGLDFCILDENDQIYISTGDRRLPSSEKLAQFREDPALCISNHSCILYKLNNTPQSNMLLIVWGSGEQASTIGELAVCQVESLLTAYTEKTDKNSFMQNLLLNRYSQVEAFNKAARLHITPSARRAVFLVETKQHKDENALATIRNIFSARTRDFITALDDSGIIVVRELQNTESYEELDGIACMLVDMLNTEAMTSAWVSYSNVADDIMELSDAYKEARTALEVGKIFYADKNVFGYNRLGIGRLIYQLPTQVCNMFVGEIFGEESLESIDDETLNIIRTFFENNLNLSETSRQLYVHRNTLVYRFEKLQKRFGLDIRTFEDALAFKLAMMVSDYITYSGNHGK